In Papaver somniferum cultivar HN1 chromosome 9, ASM357369v1, whole genome shotgun sequence, the genomic stretch ATAGGAGAGTTAACACTGCATCCTTCACAAAATTCTGCAGGATAGCATGAGTTTATCCTGCTGTGTGCCTGTGTCTGTTGCTGTGTCCTGCATGATAAACAATACTTATGTTATACATAACCTGCAACTGTAGTTTTCGGGTACATTGCACCATCCACAGAAATTAAAGCAGGCACTGTTGCCCGAAACGGATTTCATTTACATCATGCAGTTCTGTTTGCCATGGTCTTAGTTTGGGGTGTTGTTTATACAACATTGGATGTCATACTGTTCGAATGAGGTGTATTGTTGTTGCGGTGAGGTCTTTATATGCTGCTGCTTTACACCTAGCTTTCCATATATGCGGCCAAATAATTGCTGCTGGCTTCACATCTTGTTTATGAGTACTGGAAGTTGTTATACTGGAGTTTAGTTTGTTTCTGAATTGTTTTATCTCACTTGTCTGTTTAGGATATATTTCACTCCTGGTGAAAGAACAGTGGGGTTTCCGTCACAGCCAAATCAAGCTTTCCAAGCTTTTGCTTTGTTGCAAGATAGCCCTGAAGTCCAGGTACTCACTTCTTAACGTAACTAGAGTAAAACCTGTGTGAGAAGAGATAACTTCAAGGAATTCACACACATTCTCATAGAGTTGGATTTGCATTTGTATATGAACTTCTAATGGTGCTATATTCCAAAAAGGTTCACTTTCTTTTTTTCCACTTTGGTAGAATGTGGTTGCTGCGCTAGCATCTGATAAAAATGTTTGGGAAGCTGTGATGAAGAATGAGGAGCTAATGGAATTTTACCGAAGTAAGATAATATGATTTAGGCATGTACAAGTTCCCATTGTTGAAAATTTTAATGATGCCTGATTTTGGTTATGTTTGTGTGCTTAAACAGAAGCAAACATGAATGAATATGTTCCTGATGTTGGGGTTGAAAGGAAACATGATGATGGAGTATCATTTGGAAATGCGACAAATGGGctgattagtttaattgatatGATTAAAGAACAGGTGTTGGCTATGGTTAGCAGTTTAACTGAGTTCTTTCAGCACATTTTCAGGACTGCAGTAGAAGGAATCAACAACACCGACTCTGCCAACAACTCTATATGGAAATGCACTTCTGCTAAAGGTGCTCCATTCATCGCGCTGACAATTGCTGCAATAATGGTGGTTATGGTGAAGCGAGCTTAGAACAAGTGAAGATTGTAGGAACGGAAAAACAAAGATTCTCTAAATTCCTATACTATGTGGACTTTTAACTTTACATTTTTCCTGTTCTCGTTATTAGGCTATGGTGATAGGAAAGGAGCAATATGCACGCATGCTTTAAAGCAACTATGACTATGCTGTGTGTTGATACTGGGATGGACtagtttatttttcttattcttctagGATTTGGTATCCAACTTCATGTATATATTAGATGCCAAACTATAGATTATCATCAAAATAATCTTCTGAATTAGTTATTACATTCTTATAGTATGATCACATTTCATTTATTTCTAGATATTCAACAGTTTTAGTACAAACAAATGACACCAAATAGGCAAATACGAAGGAATTTAAGTTGGCACGAGTTTTGTAATGAAAAGTGATGCTTCTAAAAGATTTCTGGTAATGATGTGATCCATTTTAAACTTGTGCTGCTTTAATCCTGAACTGCAATGAAAAAAAGAATGACGGCAGAAATGAGAACCTAACATGAGTTCCCACGCTTGATGCTGGCTGAAACGCCAACTTAACTAGCAGAACGCCACAACCATACATTCTTGCAGGGAGCAAGTTTAAGTCATAGGACAGATTAATATACTTAGAAGATAGATTTCATATTACAGTGACAGATATTTGGTTTCAAATTTACTAAGGTAGATTTGGGTTCGGTACAGATTTCTCTGCCCAAAAAACATCATAATTGTCCCCATGTTGCAGGACCGCCACCATTTGTTACCAAGAAATTTTAACATAATAATTGCACCATTAGCCCAACTGACTCCCTCTTGCATGTTCAGCTCACTGAGAACTGCAACCTTGTCCATCTTCAACAACCCGAAAACTGAGTTTTCAATAGTCAAGTTAGCTGAAAGCACACCAGACATAACACTCACCTCAACTCTGTGTTAATACCTAGCCAACCTCACATGCAACATAGGTAGTAGACACCACAACCAGCGGTTGTGTCAGAACTATCACAGAAACAAACACCACTTACATATCTACAAGAGCAAAGATCATCCAACTTTGTAGTTCAAGACCACATAAAAGTCAACATGAAGCTAGAAGATCTGCAACACAATTTATATATCTAAGAAGCTCACCTTAAGCACTTCAACTTTAGTAACTGGTCTGGTGGCGCCATCGTAACTTGTATGATCCCCAGCAAATATATCTAAAAGCAGcatcaacccaaaatcacaaaccaCACTAAGTTTAACATTATTAAAGTTAAAGTTGATTCACATCATCATTCTAAACGTGGCAACATAATTTTCTCAACGTAATACATAATTTAGACTAATAACATAACACAAATTAATAAATCAAAACCTCTCGTAAACCAAAATTTCTCTAACACAGAGGCAGATAACGTCAAACGGCTTTACTGCAATATCTTTGATTTTCCCTTTATGTAAAATGAAGCCTTAAAAACAATAACAATATAAGAATACAACAAAAGGAATGGTTATGGGGCAAAACATGGAAAAATATAAATGATGTAGCATGTAAATGTGAACcatgtatatcttgtgttgtggttgtgtgtgcttgtttatcttctgtctctcttATTATTTTTCCCATGTttagttcaaatcaccaatttcccTTTATGATCCTGATTTCCGCTGCAATCGGGATGCCAATTTTATGAAGATAATGTTTATTGAATCTGGAATTGAATGAtggtttattgttcgggtggGTAAATATGTTatgaagataatgtttcaaccggtgttacacaaagatggatttgtgatgtgatttacgaatcagaggttcaacttggtagaagtgtatgttcttcgttttgttttatgatgtagtatgggatgcaaaataagactgaatgaggtggaatacatacatacttcttgaagagtgttagtaatcatacactataaagaatgggttacaaagtttgaagtAAGGATGGGGCTGTGAGGTCTCATATAGAAGAAGGATCAGCAATTcttcgaagttatgcacgagatgttataTATTTATGTTGTTAAAtatatgttaaagtattcttgatggcttgcacgtaatatcaagaatgtgcccGATCTCGGATGCATGTACCACGGTAATATGGGCATTCACATGGTATATATTCTAAGCGAGTATGTTGTATGTGATGGTGGTAAAGATTATGTCAGATTAGTGATGGCTTGAGAATCACTTAAAGGATTAAGCCTCTTAATCACAGTGGTGATGTCTGAtggtttgtttcagatacacggtaatcatgacatgttctggagtatgatattgaagttaattCTTCCTTTCTGGGATAAAATTCAATATGTtgttagcttactggttaggtggagctagCTGTGATTCTTCTAGAtggttctcttggtgatcaatggtggagtctgttcaaggattcgttgatggtggtagaagattttcatggtgtttgtgaagCGTGGCCAGTTTCACAAGTGTTCTTCATaaagaagatggtttgaagacttttatcaacATCATGGTATCTTGGtcgaagagatggttctatgaaTATAGAAGTTCGGTGTGAGCTTCAAAGTAATTCTACGGGTATATAGAGATGGTGAAGCAACTATGGTAGAAGATTGAGGTGTTTTTCctgtgatcgtctcatgcttCAAAGCATGATCTGAGGTGGAGAATTTTTAGTTTAGTCGGTGGAAAAGAGATTAGATTTGGTCAAATTCTTTCATGACTAAACTTGTGCCTAAAGTTTAGTTACTTCTAAACCAAGTTAGGAAAACTTATACCTAAAGTAATGATTTCTTAAGGGCCAAGTTTGTATCTCTATATATAggactagaattgtaggtttgtagaTAATCCAACCTAAAAGAGTGGTAAAAATCCTCgtgcttagggttttggtctctttggtagggagggtcgtgtgctaccgtgaaggtcaatatcggtgtgagagaaaaacttgtagagagaggattttggtgttctagtgatTAGGGTTTACGGCTtttccctaaaccaagtttctagtgtttcaatgtttctcctctgttagtaGCAGCTAtgaagacggtgtagaagag encodes the following:
- the LOC113312599 gene encoding uncharacterized protein LOC113312599; its protein translation is MGGGGAIWRSTAKVGIGAIGNHYRGLPSSPVPLADRVVNARNSAIPPSNLNPKLINLSSLHNNNNKNPSSSYSYEVNDWEFIINESNNGEKIIVDLNNMCGAAAAVDHSTYSCTTTGSGDFIFGSVPSLDEANSATSDLKDALGKIYFTPGERTVGFPSQPNQAFQAFALLQDSPEVQNVVAALASDKNVWEAVMKNEELMEFYRKANMNEYVPDVGVERKHDDGVSFGNATNGLISLIDMIKEQVLAMVSSLTEFFQHIFRTAVEGINNTDSANNSIWKCTSAKGAPFIALTIAAIMVVMVKRA